TTGTGAATGCTGACAACACAAAACTAAAGTCAGAGCCTAATCTAGGATCATTGTGTAAATTTTATTGAAGAGGTTAAATCAATATATGCCCTATACCACAGAAGATGGCGGAAGAGTTAATAATTTTGCCAATGAGCCTAAAGTTTATAAAGCTGAACCTCCTACCGATAGCGAAAAAAGAAACTATTTAATCCTTGGAGTTGTTTCTGCCCTCTTGGTTGCAGGGGGAATTGCGATCGCCTTTTACGCCTCCGCTAACGCTCCTGTGTCATAACTTGAGTTTGTAATCAAGTAAATGTCTCTGTGAATCTGGAAAAAACATAAACTACAACGATAAACGATAAGATGAAATAAGACAGTAATAATTCTTTACCATCATTAATAAAAATATGTTTTTATTTGGACTCGGAGACAAAAAATTAACCCTACCTAAACCAGAAGAAGCTCTCAAAGGTAGAGACAAAAAAATGCCTCTACCCTCCAAGCATTTCGTCAACGGCAACCCTTTCAAAACCGAATATCCTGCCCAGATGGAAAAAGCCCTATTCGGTATGGGTTGTTTTTGGGGTGCCGAGAGAAAATTTTGGCAACTAGAAACAGGAATTTACCTTACTGCCGTAGGTTATGCCGCAGGTTATACCCCCAACCCCACCTATGAAGAAGTCTGTAGCGGTTTGACAGGGCATAACGAAGTGGTATTGGTAGTTTATGATCCTCAAATCATTAGTTACGAAACCCTCCTCAAAGTATTTTGGGAAAATCATGACCCCACCCAAGGTATGCGTCAAGGTAACGACAAAGGCACTCAATACCGCTCAGGAATTTACACCTATTCCGCCGAACAAAAAGAACTTGCCCAAAAATCCAAACAACTTTATCAACAAGAATTAAACCAAGCAGGATACGGAGAAATCACTACCGAAATCCTTGACGCTCCAGAGTTTTACTTCGCCGAAGGCTACCATCAACAATACCTCGCTAAAAATCCTAACGGTTACTGTGGTTTAGGGGGTACAAAAATATCTTTCCCCGAAGTTTCCTTAATCAAAAATTAGCTTATAGGTAGTTCACAAATATCAACAATTGTGAACCTTTATCCAGAAAGAGATCTTTTTAAGTTAACCTGATAATAAACCGTTATTTTTCTTTGAAATAAATTCGAGGTCGTATGTCTGATCTAAATCGTGGCATCATGAAATTTGAAGGTGCTGACAAGCCTATTATCGTTGGCATTTCTGCCTTTCTCATACTCGGCAGTATCACCGCATTAATCATCTGGGCGCTAAATTCTGCCTATGCCATAATGTAATTCCATGGCGATAAATACAAGGGGGTTAAACCCCTTGTTAATTATTACCCTTAATCTCAATCCAGAAAACAATAAAAATAAAAAATTGTCCAATGGTTAATGATCAAAAAATTAATGATAAAGGGTTTTTGTAATTTTCAGTATCCGAAAAACTAAAACAAAATCATAGAGATTGATAGATAACAAAAGTGATTTTTTTCAAACCTAGTGAAATAGTTTGTTTAGATAATCAAAATAAATCATTATATTGTGAAATTATTGATGTTATAACGCAACAAAATAAATGCTGGGTACGCCCTCTTATGTTAGTTAATTTTACAGAACAAAACGAGTATGAAAGGGCTGTAAACAATATAGAAGATTTACGTTTCACATCGGATTTATTATGGAGTACCCAACATTTTCGCCCCGTATTTGATACTGAATATATTACCTTTTGTTGTCAATTACCTGAATTTGAATTTGACGATAAAAAGATATTAAATGCCAAAAAAATTCTCAGACATTTTATTCAGGATTTATGGCTATTTAATAGTAAATAGATTATAAAAATAAAACAATCTAAAAAAGGATAACTCTTTATTATCTCCCATACATTAGCTTAATGGGGCAACTTGTTTATATAATGTAACGCTATGATATAATCAACTAGGATATTTCAAAACCTTGAAAACATAGATATAGACAGAAAGTAATCATCAAGCCAAAGCTCAAAACTAAAAGTCTATAATCGTTGAAAATCAAGACTATGAACAATGTTGCAACTGGCTAGTCTGCAACAATTTTTTAACTCAATCACCTAAAAAAATAAAACAAAATTTAGGTAAAAAAACATAAGCTGTATATTTATAGATAAATTATGAAAAAGGACCTCGCTCGATATAGAAATATTGGGATTTTTGCCCACGTTGATGCTGGAAAAACCACTACTACAGAAAGAATCCTAAAATTAACTGGTAAAATTCATAAACTTGGCGAAGTACATGATGGTGCCGCTACCACCGACTTTATGGAACAGGAGCAGGAGCGAGGAATCACCATTCAATCCGCCGCTACAAGTTGTTTCTGGAAAGATCATCAGTTCAATATTATTGACACCCCCGGACACGTAGATTTTACCATCGAGGTATATCGTTCTCTTAAAGTATTAGATGGTGGTATTGGAGTATTCTGTGGCTCTGGTGGGGTTGAACCTCAGTCTGAAACCAACTGGCGTTATGCTAACGATTCTAAGGTTTCTCGTATCATTTATGTGAACAAATTAGACCGTACTGGGGCTGATTTTTATAGTGTTGTTAAGCAGGTAAAAGAAATTCTGGCGGCGACTCCTTTGGTAATGGTATTACCCATCGGTATTGAAACCGAATTTAAAGGGGTTGTGGATTTATTAACCCGTAAGGCTTGGATTTGGGATGATTCTGGGGATCCTATGAATTACACCATCGAGGATGTTCCTGCGGATATGGAAGAAGATGTAGAAATGTACCGTGAGCAGTTAATTGAGACTGCGGTGGAACAAGATGAAGCATTAATGGAAAAATATCTCGAAGGTGAAGAAATTTCCATCGAAGATATTAAGCGTTGTATCCGTAAAGGTACCCGTGATCTTGCTTTCTTCCCTACCTATTGCGGTTCTTCTTTCAAAAATAAAGGGGTGCAGTTAGTTTTAGATGCGGTGGTTGATTATTTACCTGCCCCTAATGAAGTTAATCCTCAGCCCATTGTAGATTTAGAAGGTAACGAAACTGGTGAATTTGCCAAAGTTGATGCTGATGAGCCTTTCAGAGCTTTAGCGTTCAAGATTATGGACGATCGCTACGGTGCGCTTACTTTTACTCGTATTTATTCTGGTATCCTCGAAAAGGGTACAACTGTATTAAATACTGCTACTGGTAAAACCGAGCGTGTGGGTAGAATTGTGGAAATGCACGCTAATGATCGTATTGAGATTGATCAAGCCCAAGCAGGGGACATTGTGGCGATCGTGGGTATGAAAAATATCCAAACTGGTCATACCATTTGTGATCCTAACAATCCCGCTACCCTTGAGCCTATGGTATTCCCTGAGCCTGTAATCTCCATTGCCATCAAACCTACCCAAAAAGGTGGTAATGAAAAAATGGGTATGGCTCTTAGTAAAATGGTTCAAGAAGATCCTTCTTTCTATGTGGAAACTGACCAAGAAAGCGGTGAAACCATTATTAAAGGGATGGGTGAATTACACCTTGATATTAAGGTGGACATCCTCAAACGTACCCATGGGGTAGAGGTAGAAGTTGGTAAACCTCAAGTGGCTTACCGTGAATCTATTACCAAGGTAATTAATGATAGTTATACCCACAAGAAACAGTCTGGTGGTTCTGGACAGTTTGGACGTATTGACTACACCATCGAACCGGGCGAACCTGGTACTGGATTCCAGTTTGAGTCTAAGGTGACAGGTGGTAATGTTCCCCGTGAATTTTGGCCTGCGGTTAATAAAGGTTTTGAAAGCAGTATCGAAAAAGGTGTGTTAGCTGGTTATCCTTGTGTGGATCTCAAGGTTACTTTAACTGATGGTGCTTTCCACCCTGTGGATTCTAGTGCGATCGCCTTTGAAATTGCAGCTAAAGCGGGTTATCGTCAATCTATTCCTAAAGCTGGGCCCCAAATCCTTGAGCCTATTATGAATGTGGACGTCTTCACCCCTGAAGATCACATCGGGGATGTAATCGGTGATCTTAACCGTCGTCGTGGTATGATCAAGTCTCAAAATACTACTCCTATGGGTGTAAGAATCAAGGCTGAAGCTCCTTTGAGTGAGATGTTTGGTTATATTGGTGATTTACGTACTATGACTTCTGGACGTGGTCAATTCTCCATGGAATTTTCTCATTATGCACCTTGTCCTAAGAATATCGCTGATGAGGTAATCAAGGAAGCTAAAGAGCGTGAATTGGCTTTGGCTAAATAATCAAAATTATTTTTAATTAAATAGTTTTTCTAGGGTGGGCATTGCCCACCTTTTTTGTGCCAAATAATCCTAATTTTGTTTCCTCAATTCTTGATCTTTGTGAGGTTGATAAAATTAGTATTATGGTTGGTAATTAATCTTAATAATAGTCTCTTAATTTTTGGAATATTCTCGTAATTATAGGTAAAATTAGGTTAAGTTAAGTAAAATTTTATCCTTGAATCAGCTGATTTTTGCTATAAATAAATCTATACTATTTATGGTAATTTTTATTTTTTATTGTTGTTTTTAGGTATTAAAAATGAATGATGAGCAGGATAACTTACAGTCTTTGAGTCGTATTCAAATTTTAGTTTTTATGGGGGTGACGGCGGTTATTTTTTTATTAATCGCCCAGATTTGGCATCGAGCAGGATCGATCGCCCTTATCCCTGTAGAATTTAATTTATCAGCTATCATTACAGGGATATTATTGGCCATGGGGGTACTATTAGCTAGTACCGTGTTAACCAAGTTTTGGACTCCCTACCGTCTCAGTGCCGAAAAATATCTCAATTTAATTGTCTCCCCCTTATTAATTCCCGATTTGATTTGGGTGGGTTTGTTACCGGGATTGAGTGAAGAGTTATTATTTCGGGGGGTGATGATTCCTGCCTTTGGTTATGGCTATGGGGCGATCGCCATTTCTAGTATTTTATTCGGTGTCTTACATCTAAGTGATACCCAAAACTGGCACTATGTCCTATGGGCGATCGTCATTGGCTTTGTTTTGGGCTATAGTGCCTATGCCACAGATAATCTCTTAGTACCTATTACCGCCCATATTTTGATTAATTTTAGCTCCAGCCTCATTTGGAAATTGAAGCAAAATAGAGAGTTACAATAGGGTATCAAATATAATTACAAATCAAGAATGCAACTACACCAATCCACCTGGCAAGAAGTCGAAACATATTTATCCCAGTCTAAAGGTATTATCATCCCCATCGGCTCCACCGAACAACATGGCCCCACAGGATTAATCGGTACTGATGCCATCTGTGCAGAAAAAGTTGCCCATGGTGTGGGTGAAGAAGCATCCGCCATGGTAGCCCCCACCATAAATGTCGGTATGGCATTACATCATACCGCCTTTCCTGGTACCATCAGCCTACGTCCTAGTACCATGATTGTGTATATAAAAGACTATCTAACTTCCCTAGCAAGGGCAGGATTTCAACGTTTCTTTTTCATTAATGGTCATGGGGGAAATATTGCCACCCTCAAAGCCACTTTTTCCGAATGTTATGATCACTTTGCCACTCTGAACATTCCTGAACAGGAAAAGATAAAATGTACCGTGGCTAATTGGTTTATGATCCGAGATGTGTATATGTTAGCCAAAGAGTTGTACGGTGATCAAGAAGGTTCCCATGCTACCCCCTCAGAGGTGGCTTTAACCCAGTTTGTTTACCCTGAGATGATCAAAACCGCCCCCCTAGAAAAAGAGGTGGCAAAAGGACATCCTATTTATGGAGCGAGTAACTTTCGCAGGTGCTACCCTGATGGTAGAATGGGATCAAATCCCAGTTTAGCGACACCAGAACATGGTCAAAGATTTTATGAGTTGGCGGTTAAAAATTTAACTCAAAGTTATCTGGAATTTATTAGTTAAACGGGTTAAGGTACGTTAATTTTTTAGATTTAAGTATAAATGAAATCATATTTGGCGGCGGCAGTTTGCATGACAAGCACTCCTGATGTGGAGGCAAATCTCAATCAGGCAGAGGAATTAATTGAGTTGGCGGTTAATCAGGGGGCAAAATTGATTGGTTTGCCCGAAAATTTCTCTTTTTTAGGTAGAGATGAGGATAAAATTGCCCAAGTGGAAACTATTGCCACCAAAAGCGAAAAGTTTTTGATTCGTATGGCACAACGTTTTCAAGTTACTATCCTTGGCGGAGGTTTTCCTACTCCCCTCAAGGGCGATCGCACCAAGGCTTATAATACTGCTATGCTGGTGGATGCCAATGGCATGGAATTAGCTCGTTATAACAAAGTCCATCTATTTGATGTTAATGTACCTGACGGGAACAATTATCAAGAATCGAAAACCGTTATGGCAGGGGATGCCTTACCCCCTGTATATGACGGAAAAGACTTAGGAAAAATAGGGCTTTCCATCTGTTATGATGTTCGCTTTCCCGAAGTATTTCGCCATCTTTCCCGTCAGGGTGCCGAAGTAATGTTTATTCCTGCCGCCTTTACCGCTTATACTGGCAAGGATCATTGGCAAGTTTTATTACAGGCAAGAGCCATCGAAAATACTTGTTATGTGGTGGCGCCAGCGCAAACGGGAAATCATTATGCTCGTCGTTGTAGCCATGGTCATGCGGTGGTAGTAGACCCTTGGGGTGGTATCATTGCCAGTACAGGCTCTCAAATTGGAGTTGCCATTGGAGAAATTAATCCCCAACGTCTTCAACAGGTACGTTTACAAATGCCTAGTTTACAACATCGGGTTTTTAATTAGGGTAAATATTGGGTGTTAGGTTTAAGGGTTAAATAACCTGAGTTCGGGATAACATTTTCTAGTTAAGGCAGGCAATAGGGAATAGGCAATGGGCAATAGTGAAGTGAATATTTTTCACCATTTCTAGGTGTTATTTAGCAATTTAAAAACCGCCGTAAACTTTTCACCGTCAAGGCTGACACTAAACAATACTCATAATTATTATCCCGAATTGAGGTTAAATAGGATTTGTTCAAAATTATTACCCATTGCCAAAAGTAGTTTTGAACCATGGTAAAATGTATTTTAGGATCATAAAAATTACCATCATTGATAACATAAAAAAGCCCATGAGGAGAGGATAAAAATTGATTGTCCACAGGGTAACTAATGTTATTCCTAAAAAAGCTCCCAATAATTCCCCGATTCTTTTCTTTATTCCCCAAGGGATTATATTAATTTGATTATTCTTAGTTGTGATTTTAATTCTTGCAAAACTGTTAAACCATACTTGGCTTAACAATACTATTATTGATCCTAGATTCAGGGCAAAAAAACAATAATAAAATCCTACCAACTCAAGGGCGATCGTTATCCATAAAACGTTAAAATAAAAAGAAAGACGATAATTATTACACTGTGTTTTAGCTAAAAAATAATCAGTTAAATCCACAATTGCCATGCGACATTGTTCCATACAAAAAAGCATCAACCCCAAACAAAGAAGACGATAAGATAAATCTCTCCCCTCAAACAACCTTATCGCTAAACCTGAAAAAGCTGGAAAAAAAAGGAAGAAAATAGTAACTTTAATTAATAAGACTTGCACCAACTAAAAGATAAAATACTCGTTAAACAGCATCTAATCTATCATAGGTAATATCAAAAATGAACTTAGATACTATCATCCATAGTCCACCTGCAGGGCAAGAAACTAAATATATTTTTGTCCTCCTTCATGGCTGGGGGGCAAATTATCATGATTTATCCTCCCTACCTCCACTCCTAGACTTACCCCATTGTCAATACATTTTTCCCAATGCCCCCTATGCCCATCCTCAAGTACCAGAAGGAAAAGCATGGTATGCCCTTGAAAACAACAATCATGGCATCAAAGAAAGTGTAGATACTTTTTATCGTTGGTTACTTACCCTCGAAGATACAACCAATATACCCCTAAATAAAACCATTGTGGGTGGTTTTTCCCAAGGAGGTGCCATGAGTTTAGATGTTGGTTTACAGTTACCCGTTGCAGGAGTATGCAGTCTCAGTGGATATTTACACTTTGAACCCAAAGCTGACAGAAACCCTTTTCCACCCACCTTAATGTGTCATGGTACAAATGACCCTATTGTTCCCATTCAAGGGGCAAGAGATGCTAAACAAAAATTGGAAGGGGTGGGAGTAAATGTGACTTATAAAGAATATGACATGGCCCATGAGATTATTCCTTTAGAAATCAATGTAATTCGTGATTTTGTTTTAAAACAGATTAATCAATAATTATAAAAAATTGGTCTTATGTATTTAACAAATAAAGATGAAATTCAAGATATTATTCTTGATTTGAAAGAGGCAGAGATACTCTGGGTTGACACAGAAGTTGCTGATTATAAAACCAAAAATCCTCGATTGTCATTAATTCAAGTTTTAGCTTACCCTAATAATGTGGATGGTAGCAGAACATATATTTTTGATGTGTTAAATAAACCTGAGATAACTGATTTTTTTATTGAGCATATTATGAGTAATAAGGGTATTAGAAAAGTATTTCATAATGCCCAATATGATCTGAGATTTTTAGGAAAAAGGGAAGCAAAAAATATTTTTTGTACCTTTGAATTAGCCAAGAGTATTCCCCATCATATTTTACCCGTTAAAAGTAAATCTTTGAAAAAATTAACCGAATATTTTACTGATTTTCAAGATATTGATAAAGACGAACAGGGCGGAGATTGGGGAATCAGACCATTAACTCAAAATCAGATCAAGTATGCTCAGATGGATTGTGTTTATTTAGCCCAAGTTTATAAATATTTATCAGTATTGAATGACACCATGCAAGAGGAAAATAATAGTTTGGAGAGTTTATCTCAAAGGTATAAAGAATTAGAGGAACAATGGTTATTATTAAATTCAGAAATTGAGTATTTAAAGGATAAAATTAAACAAATAATGATTGAAGAGAATATAGAAAAAAGTGATTTGTTTCGGTTATCACGGGTAGAAAGAAATACTGTTAGAACTAATTTACAGGATTTAGTTCATTTAGTGGAAGAAAAGGAAAATGAATTAAATTTTTCCATTAAGTTAACTAATGACATTAAAAAAATTTTAGGTCAGAATTTAGATTATTTAAATACGGAGGTGGAGACAAGTGTTTTTTATACTTTAAAAACTATCGATTAAAAAATTGTCTAATAAATGAGTCAGATAGGTTATGAGATATTTAAATAAATTGGCTCTGTTGAATAACTTAAAATGGTTATAGAATAAACTATTAACATCATGTCTATTCTTAATCGAAATAAACCATTTTTTACTTACCCATTATCAATTATTTTCTGTGGCTAAAATAAAAGGAATCAAAACAAAGTATAAAAAACAGTGGCAAGGGCAACTAGAGGAGTATATCACCGCCCTAGATTGGTCTATAAATGGAGATTTGGCGATCGCCTCTGCGGGGGGAGAAGTAACCCTCAAATGGTCACATAACGACCATACAGCAAACCTTTTAACCCCTTCTGATACTAATTGTCAACCCGTAGATTGCCTAGGTTTTTCTAGTCAAGGAAATTTTCTGGCCGTGGGTGCCGAGGATGGAAAATTAAGAATTTGGCAAATAATTCCCGAACTTAGTTTAAAAGAAACCCTTGATTTTCCCAAACAATGGTTAGAACATTTACACTGGCATCCCCATCAAGCCCTTGTCGCTTTTAGTTTTGGTCATTATGTCCAAGTATGGAATGCGGAAGATAACCAAGTTATTACCACCCTACCCCTCAACTCATCAGTATTGGATTTACAGTGGCATCCCTCTGGGGAATATCTTGCCGTGGCAATTAATGGAGGGATGTGTATTTGGACGGTAGAAAATTGGGATGATGATCCTTTTTTTGCAGAAATGGATGGTGCTTGTAATAAAATTTCTTGGTCTGGGGATGGTAATTATTTGGCTGGAAATTGTTTTGATAATAGTGTTTGGTTGTGGTGTTGGGAAAATTTGGAAACTTGGCATTTATCAGGTTTTGGCGGGAAAATTCGCAGTCTCAGTTGGTCAACTTCCCCTGCTGATTTCGCTCCCTTATTAGCCATTTCTTGTTTTAATGCGATTATTCTTTGGAAAAAAGCCGAAAATGATAGTGATGGTTGGGCATCTTTACCTTTACAAGCCCATAATGGCATTGTGGAAAATGTTATCTTTCATCCTCAAAATCTGTCTTTTGTTTCTGCTGATGATGAGGGGGTTTTATTTTTCTGGAGTCAAGAGAGGGGAATTGAACAACGATTTATTGAAGAAAATGACGGTTTTAGCTCGATGGCATGGTTACATGATGGTAGTAAATTAGTAGCAGGGGGAGAAAACGGGAAAGTAACTGTCTGGCAAAGGGTGGAGGAAAAAAAAGGTAAAGGTTTTGCCTGATCAGAAATGGACAAAATGAAGATAATCAAAAGTATGGTGAAAAGCAAAATATAGAATTAATGGCAAAAGTAAAACTAGATAACATCACCCGTAAAATTAACCAAACTACCATCGTTGAAAATATTAGTTTTGAAATTCCTGATGGAGAGTTATGGGTATTGGTAGGGCCTTCTGGATGTGGTAAATCTACTATATTAAGGTGTATTTCGGGTTTGGAAAGTATTAGTCAGGGCAACTTATATTTTGATGATGTGGTTGTTAATCAAATTCCTGCCAGACAAAGGGATGTGGCAATGGTATTCCAAAATTATGCCCTCTATCCTCATCTTACGGTGGCTCAAAACTTGGGTTTTGGTCTGAAAATGCGTAAGGTTAACCCTTCTGTTATTGAGGAGAAAGTTAATTTTGTTTCCCAAATTCTGAATATTAATCATCTTTTGTATCGTAAACCCAAACAACTTTCTGGAGGACAACAACAACGGGTTGCTTTGGGTAGGGCAATTATTCGACAACCCCAAGTATTTTTACTTGATGAACCATTATCGAATCTTGATGCTAAATTAAGGGAACAAACTCGCACAGAGTTAAAAAAACTCCATCATCAGGTGGGTATTACTACTATCTATGTTACCCATGATCAAGTAGAAGCTATGACTTTGGGCGATCGCATTGTAGTATTAGACAAAGGTATCGTACAACAAATAGGCAGTCCCAACGAAATATATAATTCTCCTGCCAATCGCATGGTCGCTACTTTTTTGGGAAGTCCTCCCATGAATATTATTCCTGTTTCCTATGTCCAAGGGAGATGGTTTATTTCTGACACGGAATATCTCACTCTAGCATCTAATATCAGCGAAAAGTTGCCTTTAAATCAGAAAAAAAATTGGGATCTTGGTATTCGTCCAGAATTTATTACTATTAATAACCAGGACAATATCAATAATAGTCTTAAAGTGATTATTGATATTATTGAGCCTTTAGGAAAAGAAATGTTAGTTAGAGGTACTATTTTAAACAGTAATATTCCTCTTACTTTTGAGTTACCGATTAACCATCCCATTAATAATAATGATATTGTTTCTGTTCAATTGGATGAAAACAAAATTTTCTTTTTTGATACCATCACAGGAGCCAGAATTAATTAACATTTCGTCTTTTGTAAATTTCTATAACAAAAAGGCTTTTGGGCTTGGCTTATAGGCTCTCAGATGGTATACTTATTTTATAATGGGAACATACTCTTTTAAAAGTAAAAATACACGGATTTCCATTATATAAAATACATTTTTATTATCCCTGTTCTTAGGGTAAAAGTCAAGAAAAAAACGGATTTTTGATACAATTTTTAACAAAAAAAATAATCCTAGTCAGTTTGGCAAATAATTTGCCTTTGGCGATCAAATAAAATGACTTTTATTTCAGTCTTAAAGGTGGAATGCTTGGCAATATATTCCTGAGACTTCCTTTTGATTCTTTCTCCCATAAATTGATAAATTTGCTCTACCCAATGAGTATTATTTTCACTGTCAAAATCTCTCAATATTTCCAAAGCTGATTCTGTAGTAGAAGCCTCAAATATCTTTTTAATAATTGCTTGTGGTAAACCAAGGTAAGAGGCGATCGCACTTAAAATTTCCAAACGACCATCCGCCAAATGATGATGGGTATGGAAAATCCCCCCTGCCAACTTAACCAACTTGCCATGATAACCAAGGATAGTAATAGACTTAACCCCTACGGTAGACGCATTAACCAACATCGAACCCAACCAATTAGCAGTTTTCACCAATTGACCAGATTCAAAACCCATTTTCAGAGCTAAATCTAAACCATTCTCCCCGATACAAAAAATTAGATGATCAAACTCCCTCGCCTTTGTTACCAACTCCTGCTGATATAAATCCAATTGTGCCTTACTCGTCAGGGGTTGAGAAATGCCTGTCGTGCCTAATAAAGAAAGCCCATCCACCACCCCAAAGGCTTCGTTAGAAGTTCTTTGAGCCAGAATTTTTCCCTCGGGTAAAATGATTTTAACCTCTACTATGGCTGAACTTTTGAGATTATTTAAAATATTACATTCTAACAACTTTTGAGCATAGCTATAAATGGCAGATTTGTTGTTTTGTTTGACTATTTTTCCAACCCCTTCCCCTCCTTCAATAATTAACTTTGTCTCCGAATGGGGAGTTAATTTAACGGTTGCCCAAATAGGAGTATTTTTAGTAAGATCAAGGTTTTCCCCCGGATCAGATCTGGTAATTGCTAAGGCTTGACTTTTACCTATTAAGGCTACTTGTTCGATGGTAATTAAAGCTGTTTCTGGAGGAGTTATTAATTCAACTTCTACCTGATTTGGATTAATGTTTTCTTGTAAATAATGAAGACAGGCAACGACGGAAGCAGTGGCAAAAACTGGTAATGTATATCCACTATTAAGCATTTTATTTTTTTTGTTCAAATATTGATAAGATAAAAGTTAGGCAGTGCTGAAAAAGTAAAATCGTAATGTTAGCAAAAAGAATATTA
The sequence above is a segment of the Cyanobacterium stanieri PCC 7202 genome. Coding sequences within it:
- a CDS encoding Abortive infection protein (PFAM: CAAX amino terminal protease family~InterPro IPR003675~KEGG: cyc:PCC7424_0616 abortive infection protein~PFAM: Abortive infection protein~SPTR: Abortive infection protein); its protein translation is MNDEQDNLQSLSRIQILVFMGVTAVIFLLIAQIWHRAGSIALIPVEFNLSAIITGILLAMGVLLASTVLTKFWTPYRLSAEKYLNLIVSPLLIPDLIWVGLLPGLSEELLFRGVMIPAFGYGYGAIAISSILFGVLHLSDTQNWHYVLWAIVIGFVLGYSAYATDNLLVPITAHILINFSSSLIWKLKQNRELQ
- a CDS encoding hypothetical protein (KEGG: cyc:PCC7424_1230 hypothetical protein~SPTR: Putative uncharacterized protein) — protein: MIFFKPSEIVCLDNQNKSLYCEIIDVITQQNKCWVRPLMLVNFTEQNEYERAVNNIEDLRFTSDLLWSTQHFRPVFDTEYITFCCQLPEFEFDDKKILNAKKILRHFIQDLWLFNSK
- a CDS encoding hypothetical protein (KEGG: cyt:cce_0643 hypothetical protein~SPTR: RNA polymerase sigma factor) produces the protein MSDLNRGIMKFEGADKPIIVGISAFLILGSITALIIWALNSAYAIM
- a CDS encoding peptide methionine sulfoxide reductase (PFAM: Peptide methionine sulfoxide reductase~TIGRFAM: methionine-S-sulfoxide reductase~COGs: COG0225 Peptide methionine sulfoxide reductase~InterPro IPR002569~KEGG: mar:MAE_17310 methionine sulfoxide reductase A~PFAM: Methionine sulfoxide reductase A~PRIAM: Peptide-methionine (S)-S-oxide reductase~SPTR: Peptide methionine sulfoxide reductase;~TIGRFAM: peptide methionine sulfoxide reductase), whose product is MFLFGLGDKKLTLPKPEEALKGRDKKMPLPSKHFVNGNPFKTEYPAQMEKALFGMGCFWGAERKFWQLETGIYLTAVGYAAGYTPNPTYEEVCSGLTGHNEVVLVVYDPQIISYETLLKVFWENHDPTQGMRQGNDKGTQYRSGIYTYSAEQKELAQKSKQLYQQELNQAGYGEITTEILDAPEFYFAEGYHQQYLAKNPNGYCGLGGTKISFPEVSLIKN
- a CDS encoding hypothetical protein (KEGG: cyt:cce_3936 hypothetical protein~SPTR: Putative uncharacterized protein) codes for the protein MPYTTEDGGRVNNFANEPKVYKAEPPTDSEKRNYLILGVVSALLVAGGIAIAFYASANAPVS
- a CDS encoding translation elongation factor 2 (EF-2/EF-G) (PFAM: Elongation factor Tu domain 2; Elongation factor G C-terminus; Elongation factor Tu GTP binding domain; Elongation factor G, domain IV~TIGRFAM: translation elongation factor EF-G; small GTP-binding protein domain~COGs: COG0480 Translation elongation factors (GTPase)~InterProIPR000795:IPR004540:IPR005225:IPR004161:IPR 005517:IPR000640~KEGG: cyp:PCC8801_0770 elongation factor G~PFAM: protein synthesis factor GTP-binding; elongation factor Tu domain 2 protein; elongation factor G domain IV; elongation factor G domain-containing protein~SPTR: Translation elongation factor G;~TIGRFAM: translation elongation factor G; small GTP-binding protein), with protein sequence MKKDLARYRNIGIFAHVDAGKTTTTERILKLTGKIHKLGEVHDGAATTDFMEQEQERGITIQSAATSCFWKDHQFNIIDTPGHVDFTIEVYRSLKVLDGGIGVFCGSGGVEPQSETNWRYANDSKVSRIIYVNKLDRTGADFYSVVKQVKEILAATPLVMVLPIGIETEFKGVVDLLTRKAWIWDDSGDPMNYTIEDVPADMEEDVEMYREQLIETAVEQDEALMEKYLEGEEISIEDIKRCIRKGTRDLAFFPTYCGSSFKNKGVQLVLDAVVDYLPAPNEVNPQPIVDLEGNETGEFAKVDADEPFRALAFKIMDDRYGALTFTRIYSGILEKGTTVLNTATGKTERVGRIVEMHANDRIEIDQAQAGDIVAIVGMKNIQTGHTICDPNNPATLEPMVFPEPVISIAIKPTQKGGNEKMGMALSKMVQEDPSFYVETDQESGETIIKGMGELHLDIKVDILKRTHGVEVEVGKPQVAYRESITKVINDSYTHKKQSGGSGQFGRIDYTIEPGEPGTGFQFESKVTGGNVPREFWPAVNKGFESSIEKGVLAGYPCVDLKVTLTDGAFHPVDSSAIAFEIAAKAGYRQSIPKAGPQILEPIMNVDVFTPEDHIGDVIGDLNRRRGMIKSQNTTPMGVRIKAEAPLSEMFGYIGDLRTMTSGRGQFSMEFSHYAPCPKNIADEVIKEAKERELALAK